A window from Telopea speciosissima isolate NSW1024214 ecotype Mountain lineage chromosome 8, Tspe_v1, whole genome shotgun sequence encodes these proteins:
- the LOC122670578 gene encoding dof zinc finger protein DOF5.6-like isoform X2, with product MGISSLQVCMDTSEWLQAQEEAGMDSSSSPSGDIIACSRPLMERRLRPPHDQALKCPRCDSTHTKFCYYNNYSLSQPRYFCKTCRRYWTKGGSLRNIPVGGGCRKNKKVSVNKKATDNNQPHNQHPTTPSSSSSSHDATDLHLSFPEFQLSQFTNLWGHPAGNLGNPVLMDSKYNALLENPPRPAVDFMESKFDAIVGNPRNHDFMGSSELGLLGGLGDHVGHGFTPSNLHGLCSSYENGLCLDGINNASVVDTCQRLMLPFEANHHEDPNAVEMKPNKQLLSLEWQDQGCSEVGKDSFGYLNNLGSWTGIMNGYGSSATNPLG from the exons ATGGGCATTTCTTCTCTCCAAGTTTGTATGGACACCTCTGAGTGGTTACAGG CACAGGAGGAAGCAGGAATGGATTCATCTTCATCACCTTCTGGTGATATAATTGCATGCTCAAGGCCTTTGATGGAGAGGAGACTAAGGCCTCCACATGACCAAGCTCTCAAGTGCCCTCGCTGTGATTCAACACACACCAAATTCTGTTACTACAACAACTACAGTCTTTCCCAACCTAGATACTTCTGCAAGACTTGTAGGAGGTATTGGACCAAGGGTGGCTCTTTACGCAATATTCCGGTCGGCGGTGGCTgtagaaagaacaagaaggtgTCTGTCAATAAGAAGGCAACTGATAATAATCAACCACATAACCAACACCCCACAACcccttcatcctcatcatcttcaCATGATGCCACTGATCTGCACTTGTCATTTCCTGAGTTTCAACTTTCACAGTTCACCAATCTTTGGGGTCACCCAGCTGGGAATCTTGGGAATCCTGTTCTAATGGATAGCAAATATAATGCTCTGTTAGAAAACCCTCCTAGACCTGCTGTTGATTTCATGGAGAGTAAGTTTGATGCCATAGTTGGGAACCCTAGAAACCATGATTTCATGGGAAGTAGTGAGTTGGGTCTCTTAGGTGGCCTTGGAGATCATGTGGGTCATGGGTTCACACCTTCTAATCTCCATGGTTTATGTTCTTCATATGAGAATGGGCTTTGCCTAGATGGGATCAACAATGCCAGTGTAGTAGATACTTGTCAAAGGCTAATGCTTCCATTTGAAGCAAATCATCATGAGGATCCAAATGCAGTAGAAATGAAGCCAAACAAACAGCTCTTGTCACTGGAATGGCAGGATCAGGGTTGCTCTGAGGTTGGAAAAGATTCTTTTGGGTATTTGAACAATCTTGGATCATGGACTGGTATTATGAATGGATATGGATCTTCTGCAACAAACCCATTAGGTTAA
- the LOC122670578 gene encoding dof zinc finger protein DOF5.6-like isoform X1, with translation MGISSLQVCMDTSEWLQGMTQEEAGMDSSSSPSGDIIACSRPLMERRLRPPHDQALKCPRCDSTHTKFCYYNNYSLSQPRYFCKTCRRYWTKGGSLRNIPVGGGCRKNKKVSVNKKATDNNQPHNQHPTTPSSSSSSHDATDLHLSFPEFQLSQFTNLWGHPAGNLGNPVLMDSKYNALLENPPRPAVDFMESKFDAIVGNPRNHDFMGSSELGLLGGLGDHVGHGFTPSNLHGLCSSYENGLCLDGINNASVVDTCQRLMLPFEANHHEDPNAVEMKPNKQLLSLEWQDQGCSEVGKDSFGYLNNLGSWTGIMNGYGSSATNPLG, from the exons ATGGGCATTTCTTCTCTCCAAGTTTGTATGGACACCTCTGAGTGGTTACAG GGCATGACACAGGAGGAAGCAGGAATGGATTCATCTTCATCACCTTCTGGTGATATAATTGCATGCTCAAGGCCTTTGATGGAGAGGAGACTAAGGCCTCCACATGACCAAGCTCTCAAGTGCCCTCGCTGTGATTCAACACACACCAAATTCTGTTACTACAACAACTACAGTCTTTCCCAACCTAGATACTTCTGCAAGACTTGTAGGAGGTATTGGACCAAGGGTGGCTCTTTACGCAATATTCCGGTCGGCGGTGGCTgtagaaagaacaagaaggtgTCTGTCAATAAGAAGGCAACTGATAATAATCAACCACATAACCAACACCCCACAACcccttcatcctcatcatcttcaCATGATGCCACTGATCTGCACTTGTCATTTCCTGAGTTTCAACTTTCACAGTTCACCAATCTTTGGGGTCACCCAGCTGGGAATCTTGGGAATCCTGTTCTAATGGATAGCAAATATAATGCTCTGTTAGAAAACCCTCCTAGACCTGCTGTTGATTTCATGGAGAGTAAGTTTGATGCCATAGTTGGGAACCCTAGAAACCATGATTTCATGGGAAGTAGTGAGTTGGGTCTCTTAGGTGGCCTTGGAGATCATGTGGGTCATGGGTTCACACCTTCTAATCTCCATGGTTTATGTTCTTCATATGAGAATGGGCTTTGCCTAGATGGGATCAACAATGCCAGTGTAGTAGATACTTGTCAAAGGCTAATGCTTCCATTTGAAGCAAATCATCATGAGGATCCAAATGCAGTAGAAATGAAGCCAAACAAACAGCTCTTGTCACTGGAATGGCAGGATCAGGGTTGCTCTGAGGTTGGAAAAGATTCTTTTGGGTATTTGAACAATCTTGGATCATGGACTGGTATTATGAATGGATATGGATCTTCTGCAACAAACCCATTAGGTTAA